ACCTGGCGAGACGCTCGATTTCTTGCTGTCCGAAGCTGGACTTGCGGCACCTGACAGAGCCAAAGTTGCCCTCGCGCTTGGCGCGGAATACGATCTGCGACGGCTGCGGCCGGGGCACTCGGTCACTGTCGCTTCGACCGTGGACGGCAGCCCCCGCACCGTCTCACTCGCCGTCGAGGACGGAGTGCGGATCGAGGTGGTTTTCGGCGAGCAGTTGTCCACACAGGTCGTGGCTCCGGATCCGGAGATCGTAACCCTTGCCGGCGAAGCCGTGATCGACAGCTCGATCTTCGCGGCACTCGACGAAGCCGGCATACCCGCCCGTTTTTCCGTGGACCTTGCGCAGATGCTGGGTGGGACCGTGGATTTCCGCCGCGAGATGGCCAGCGGCGAAACACTAAGGCTTCTCTGGCGTGAGGCGCGGGTCGGCGAGGACAGGATCGGACAGCCCGAACTCGCCTTCGCCGCACTGGAGATCGGCGGTTCGCTCTACGAGATCGTATGGCCTGACGACGGCAGCGGTCAGGCGACGATCTACGTCGATGGCGAGGTGCTGCGCGTCTTCGCACAGCCGGTCGAGGGTGCGCGCCTCAGCTCGGTGTTCGGGCGCCGCACGCATCCGGTCTTTGGCAACATCCGGATGCACACCGGCGTCGATTTCGCAGCGGCACGTGGGACACCGGTTCAAGCGACGGCACCGGGGCGGGTCAATTTCATCGGCTGGCGCGGCGGATATAGTCGAGTGGTCGAAATCGCCCACGGCTCCGACACCATGACGCGCTACGCGCATCTGAGCGCCGTGCCGGAAGACCTAGCACAAGGCCACCGCGTGGCGGCGGGAGATGTGATCGGCCGCGTCGGCGCGACTGGTACGGCGACAGGTCCGAACCTGCACTACGAAGTCCTCGTGGATGGGCGCCCGACTGACCCCCTCTCTGACGACCGGCTCGCCGAAGCAGCCGAGAGCGATGCGGATGATACGGCCGCGCTCTCGCGTCTGGCCGAGGCGCGGGCGCTTCTGAATCAAAACCTCGGCAGCGAGATTGCCGAAACGACAACCGAAAGGCTCTGACCCATGAAACGCATGACCCAAGCTCTGGCAATCACCCTCGCCCTGTTACCAGCGGCCCAGGTCCTCGCAGAGGCAACGGCGATCGAGGTCCGCAAGACGAACGGTTGCGGCTGTTGCCTCTCGTGGATGAATCATCTCGAAGAAAACGGGTTTGCGCCGACGGGCGAGAACATGTTCGGTGGGTCGCTGGTTCGCTTCAAGCTCGACAACGGCGTGCCGCAGCGCATGGTCTCCTGCCACACCGCGCTCATTGATGGCTACGTGATCGAAGGCCATGTAGCGGCCGCTGACATCCGCCGCCTTCTCGAGGAGCGCCCGGACGCCGTCGGCCTCGCTGTTCCGGGGATGCCCTATGGCTCGCCCGGCATGGGGCCAGAAGACGACCGCGAGGCCTATGATGTCTTCCTCATCCGCAAGGACGGGTCGACGGAAGTCTTTTCGAGCTACGCCGAAGGATAATCTGGCCCGCCCATGGAAAATCTGTCTCCAATAATGCTCGGCTTTCTCGGAAGTCTTGCCGCCGGATCGCTCACAGCAGTCGGAGCAGTTCCCGTGCTGTTCGGGCGCATCCCGTCTCGGGCCACACGCGATCTGTCGCTCGGCTTCGCTGCCGGTGTGATGCTCGCCGCTTCTTTCTTTTCGCTGATCATCCCGGCATTGGATGCGGCGGAGCCGATGTTCGAAAACGGCGCGATGCCTGCGGCCATCGTATGCGTTTCGATTCTTCTGGGCATGGGGGCTGTCGCCCTGATGAACGAAAAGCTGCCGCACGAGCACTTCAAGACGGGACGCGAAGGGCCCGAAGCGGCGTCTTTGCGGCGGGTCTGGTTGTTCATCATTGCGATCACGATCCACAACTTCCCCGAAGGCCTTGCCGTGGGGGTCGGCTTCGGATCCGGAGGTATGGAGGGCGGTCTGCCGCTCGCCATCGGCATCGGGCTTCAGAATGCGCCCGAAGGATTGGCCGTCGCGGTGTCGCTGCTGGGCGAGGGATATCCGAAGCTGCGCGCCTGGGGCATCGCGGCGCTGACGGGCATGGTCGAGCCGATTGGCGGTTTGCTCGGGGCCGGCATCATCACACTGTCGGAACCGCTGCTTCCATGGGGTCTGGCCTTTGCCGCGGGTGCAATGCTCTACGTTATCAGCCACGAAATCATCCCCGAAACCCATCGCAGCGGCCAACAGAACAGGGCGACGCTCGGTCTCGCAGTCGGGCTCGTTCTGATGCTGTTCCTTGATGTCTGGTTGGGATGAGGCAATGTCACTAAACAAGGTATCTCCGATGATCGGCGTCTTCGCAGCACTTGCTGCGTTCGCGATCGATCAGATCACCAAAGCCATTGTCGTTGCGAATGCCGTCACTTTAAGCGCCGGGATTCCCGTGTTTCCGGGATTCAACCTCGTCTTTTATCGTAATGACGGCGTGGCTTTCGGGATGTTGGGCGGCGCGCCGTGGTGGAGCCTCATCGCTCTCGCTCTTGCCATCTGTGTTTGGCTGGGGGTTATGCTGTTTCGCGCCGATAATGCGGTCGAAACACTTGCCTATGGCGCGATCATTGGCGGAGCCTTGGGCAATGTTATCGATCGTGTGCGGTATCGGGCTGTAACAGACTTTCTCGATTTCTACATTGTCACAACACATTGGCCTGCCTTCAACATGGCCGATATATTTGTTGTCAGTGGCGTGGGGCTCTTGCTCGCCGCGCCATGGATCAGCGTGCGGCGTCCGATCAAATCGTGAAGCCGGAAATTCTGAACCGCATAGCACTGCGCCACCGTTTGCTTTCGCGGATGACGCTTGGTTTCGTCGCCGGGGCGCTGACCGTTCTGACTTTCCCGCCTTTCTCGCTTCTCCTGCTTGTTCCCGTTGCCTATTCCGCGTTGTTTGTCGGTCTTCGCGATCTCTCCTTCGGGCGCGCTTTCCTCGTCGGCTGGGCGTTTGGTCTTGGCCAGTTCGGTTTCGGGATTTCGTGGATCGCGGAAAGTTTTTACGTCGAGGACAGGCGGTTCGGGACGATGGCGATCCCGGCCGTCACGGGATTGTCCGCAGGTCTCGCGATTTTCCCGGCCATTGCCGCCGCGCTTTTCGCCGAAATCACGCGGCGCGGAGCCATGGGCAGTCTCTTGGCCTGCCTCGCGTTCGCGACCTCCTGGACCGTGGCAGAGTGGTTGCGTGGTCACGTTCTGACAGGGTTTCCATGGAACCTCGCCGGCTACGCACTTTTAGACTACGCCGCCCTTCGCCAGACCGCCGCCTGGGTCGGAAGCTATGGGCTAAGCTTTCTCACCGTGTTCGTCGCGGTACTCCCCGGCGCGGCTGTCATGGCGTCCGGGCGGCAACGATTGACCGTTTCGCTCATGGCGCTGGCCGGCATCGCGGCTATTTGGGCCGTCGGGACGCTTCACCTCCAGTCGGATACACAACAGCCACCCGGTGTCGACCTGCGCATCGTTCAGGGCAACATTCCCCAAGGGGAGAAATGGGCGCCCGAGAACCGCGAGGCGACCTTCGCGCGCTATCTTGAGCTTTCAACCTGGCCCGGCGATTTCGACGTTCTTCTCTGGCCGGAAACCGCCTTTCCGGGTTTCCTCGATGAGGATACGGAGGCGCGGGCCCGCATTGCCGCTGCGCTGCAAGACGGCAGGGTGCTGCTCACAGGTGTGCCGGACCGTGTACCGAGCGAGGATGGCACCCGATATTTCAACACGGTTCAGGCATTTGACGAGACCGGCAGAATCCTGACCGGATACGCGAAACACCATCTCGTGCCCTTCGGCGAATACGTGCCATTCCGCGGCTGGTTGCCGATCGAGCGGCTGACAGCGGGGCTGGGCGACTTTACGCCCGGTCCGGGCCCGCGAACGCTTGCGCTTCCGGGTCTGCCGCTGGTCGCCGTGGCGATCTGCTATGAGATCATCTTCCCAGGCCATGTGGTCGACGACCTGTTCCGACCTGACTGGGTTTTCAACGCGACGAACGACGCCTGGTTCGGCACCAGCATCGGACCCGAGCAGCATCTGGCTTCCGCACGGATACGCGCCGTAGAGGAAGGCCTTCCTGTCATTCGAGCCGCGAATACGGGCATTTCCGCGGTCATCGACGCGAACGGAGAGATCGTTGCGCGGCTCGATACCGGTGAAACGGGCATCATCGACGCTAGCCTGCCCTCCGCGCGGCCGCCGACACTCTACGCGAGCTTCGGGGACTGGATGCTGTTGGCGCTCATCTTGGCTTCGTGGAGCTGGGCTCTGACGGCCAATGCGACGGCTCATTACCGCCGCATGAGAAAAACCGTCATGCAAAGATCTGGATAGGTGTTCCGTCCTTCACCATTGCATAGATGTCCTCGATCTGCCGATCTGTGACCCCGATGCAGCCAGCTGTCCAGTCGCGGACGTCCGTTGGGTCGATGCCCGGGCGTGGACCACCATGGATGAAGATGTCGCCGCCGGGGGAAAGGCCCTGCGCTTCGGCAAAGGCGATGTCGGCCTCATTCGGATAAGAGATGCCAACTGAAACCGAATTAGCCCAGCTTGCCTCAAGTATTGGAAATAACCCCGAACTTTATCAAGAGATCCTCAAGGCCCAGGCAATATCACTAGTCATTGCAGAGTTAAAAGCGGAGACTGGTTTTAATCCCAATCCTGAGTTTGATAACTCAGACAATGACTGGAGCATCTGGAGTGACGGGGAAGTATTCGTTGGTTCAATTAGTGCTTCATCTTCATCACCGTCGCGCAAATTTAATAATTCCAGGATCACAATTGGAATTGATAAAGAGTACAAACAAGACAAACTGATTGGCTTTGCGGTATCAGCAGGAAGAGACGACGCTGACATCGGCACAGATGGTAGCAAAATTGAGTCAGATAATTTTGGTGCGACCTTATACACAACATATAAATTAGAGGGATTACCGCAGATCGAAGCATCTCTTGGTTATTCTGACCTAACCTATGAGACCAAGCGCATTGATGGAAGTGAGACACTTACCGGAGAGAGAAATGGACATACCTACTCTGGCTCAGTGAGATTACGGCAATTTATAAATTATGCTGACTTGGATTACTCGTATTATGGGGGATTTAATCTCGCCGATATCAAACTAGAAACATTTGATGAGACCGGAGGCACAAGGGCTCTGAGATATTTTGATCAGGACATTGATTATCAAGAGTTGGATTTAGGTGCTGAAATGTCAAAGATCATTGACTGGAATGGCTTCAAAATCCGCACATACGGCAATGTTCAGTATTCCAATTTCTTAAATAAAAGCTTCCCAGCATCAATGCGCTATCTCAGTCAATCCAACATATATAGCACGAATGTTTCAACTGAGCTCAAAGAGAGTGGCACTGTGAAATTTGGTGTAAATATTTGGAAATCAGATGATCTTAAAATTGATTTTGCTGTGTCAAGAATGGAGAGTATCCATAGCAATGGCAATGACCATTACGTCAACTCTGGGAGTTTTGGTTTAAATTACAGGTTCTGATTTGACCTGAATTATCGCCCTTCTCTTTTCGGAAACTCTCCCAAGGCAACATGCTCTATATATTGCTCTGCGATCCTGAGATGCCGCTGAACAGCCAACTGTTTACGGCGCTTGATCACACGCTCTAAGTCTCTGGTTGGCAGGTCTTCTGCTCTAAGCTCAGCTATGGTTTCACCATTCACAACTTCGTTCACTGATATGCCTGCAATATCAGCAAGCTCACTGTCATGTGCAGTTGGGTTCTGCTGTTTTGCATCCCAAACCAACAAATGCTCTTGAAGCGTTCTCAACACAGGCTTTGTAGCTATGGGATACTTAGCTTGGCTCTGTGTTTTTTTTGCGAGCGGCTTTTTGAACCTGAGGCTCTAACAAACGCCTAATCTGCTTCATTGAGACAGATAGTTTGTTCTCCAATGGAACAATCAATGCAAGCGTGTTTTGGTCTGTTGAAACACTGTGTTCAACCGACACATGTCTTATGGGTGGTTCTGCAAATAACTCTGCATGTTCTGTCCACCAACTCCAAAAATCACCTTTATGAACATTGCCAAAATCAGCGTAGAGGTCGGCAAATTTACCCCTGCCCGCGCTCTCACAGGTTTGTCTGTATCCTTCATGACGGCGCAGATACTCCCACCAGTAATAGTAGACTGAGCATTTCCAAGCAGGCGCGCCCTTATATGGCGGCTCAACAGCACGGCGATTGCTTGGCCTCTTTCCCTTCAAGGGCGGTGCATAGACAAAGAACAATGGACGGTTGGCACGAGACTTTTTCATGACAATATGATGCCATATTTATTTAATTATATGAAAAACAAATTGGCGTCATTTTTTGTGCGATATTCACTACATCGATGCAATCACGCATCACAACAAAACACGAAAGGTGAATATCATGACTAAAACAAAACACGCTCAACTAACAGAAGTCTATCAGGCAAAACCTCAACAAAAATCAATCAAGATGCATTCGAATGTCATTCTAACTTTCAATACTGATATGAATGAATTTGATGACTTTCAGGAAGTTTTTAACTTGAATCTTCGGGTCAGTCCTATGGAGAAAAGTAGCTTTGATTTCCTTAATAGAGAGCTATTTCCTAGAATTGTTGAAAAGTGCTCCACCCTTTCGAGGGACCCAAAAGATTTAATAAAAATTAGCACTGCTAGCGACTGGGACTTATTCAGTCAAACTACTGGGCTACCAGCCCTTTGTGACCTCTGCCACCCTTGCAAGTGGTTCTTTGGATATGACCGACTGGATTTGGATTTCTGGGAACGCAACCTGATGGTGCGCTTTGGTTTCGGACTAAATGCATCTTTCTATGAGCTCTTTACAACTCAACTTCTACATGGAGGAAAGTAAGACATGAGTTTTCTTGTTTGGAACTTAAATGAAGAAGCTTTACGCAAAACATGCATAGACGCAGCTTATTACCAATGTGGATGGGATTTCGATGGGACGTCTGATGATTTGCTTGATACTCTCCAGCAGGATCTCAAGGAATTTAATCCGTGTTCATACGATGATTTGCTTGCAGAGATAGACAATTCTCCTAGTTGTGTTCAATTAGCAAAATTTGCTAACCACAGGCTTCTCCAAATATATGACGGCGTTTTACCAGTTGGAATCAACTCAAAACCTATTTCAACAAAGGAAGTTATTGAACATATGTACGATTTAGAAAGTCTCTTCTAATTTGGCGAACATGAACATTTTAGACACGCATAGCATTACCTAAATGCCGTATGGCAAATTAAAATAAAATTAAAAAAATCGTGAATTTTCAGCCAATAAATTCACAATTGATTGAAAAAAGCGTTAGTTTGCTAACGGCGGTGACGGCTTAATTGGCGCAAGAGCGTTTTGCTTGGAAGTGAAATCCTGCCTTATGCGCTCATAGTCGCCAGCACTGATAGCTGAAGCCGCAACAGGATTGGCAGTCGGAAGAGCCTTTTGTGGCGGTGAAGGTGGCGGTGTAACCCAAGGAAATGGTCTCACCTTTAGCTGTTTTGCTTTCTTGGGCTTCTTTGATTTTGGTTTATCTGCTGGCTGAAGGCTTTTTCTTACACGCATTTCTATACGGTCGGTTAGGTCATGCGTGGCCGTGGACAGAGTTTTGAGATCATCCAGTGTTTGCTCAAGTGGCGCTTCGAAACTGAGTTTCTTCACAATATCTATTAGTCGCCTCATGTCATCTTTGTATTCCATGCGATTAAGCCGCCATCACTCGTTGCCATCGATCTACGCAACGCTCATTGATCTTGCTGTGACAGATTTGGCTATATGACAGAAACTTCTCGCCCAACGCACGATGCTGCTCAGTGTGCTGACCTAAAAGCCTCTCGCCATAATATTGAAGCTTGCTTGCCAACAGTGCCATGGTTGCAATGCTTGGCTCTGCATCATGGAATCTTAAGCCTCTTGCATAGCTCTCGCTTCGTGCCAGCCAGTCTTTGCTGAATTCATTTTCTGTTGAGACCAATCCCTGTGATTTCAGCAGTTCAAAAACTTCAAATAAAACCGTTTTTGACATGGTTTTCTCCTCAAGTTGATAAATAACAATGTCGACAGATTGCTAATCACTACAAAGTTATTTAGCCAATCCTGTCGCCAACAAATGAGATCAAGGCTGGCACGCCAACTGATATGTGCTGCTAATCCGTTCTGATGTGAGACGGTATGCAATCGAACTGCTCATTGTTTGCTTCTTCGCACTACCCTGTGCAATGCGCAGGATGCCTTAAATGCAATCCCACTGGAGAGACATCCTTTTATCCTGAAAGATCGGAAGAGATTTGACGTTTGCGAAGTCGGAATGGTTGAGACGGAACGCCGTCTAAAAGTGAAGCGGATGACAACCTCGTAAGAGACCCGCTATCGTGTAGGAGTGCCTGGCTATTTGGGTCCTATGCGTGCGTGAACGCTGGTAATAGAGATGATAGCAAAACCTGCTCTTCCAATTTGGTTCAGTAAAATAGCCTGACAAGCGACTTGCAATATCGACAAGACGCATTTCAGATCGACGCCAGATTGGCGTTGATCTGACTGCTCTTTGCAATCTCGAATAAAAAATAATCAATCAAAAAGAAAACATGCGATGCGCAAGCAGAGCATTCGTAGATGCGAAGCAGATGCGACGTATCGATACCCAATAAGTCTAGCTATCAAGTTCTTCATCAAGTGATCTATCAAATGCCAATAGTTTTTCTGAAACACCTTGGCTTTGGTAGAAATCAAGAAGATCACGCTGTGTAAGAACGCCAGATTCTAGATAGCGCTCCAAATAAGTGCCTGTGTGTTCCACTAACTGTCGTGTCTTCTCTGATTGATGGATGATCTTGCGGGTACTCTTGATGATGTTTTCTGCTTGTGTGCGTGTATCGGAATAGTCATTGAGCACTCGCATCAATCGT
This window of the Candidatus Puniceispirillum marinum IMCC1322 genome carries:
- a CDS encoding M23 family metallopeptidase; the protein is MRLRTMAACVVIAGMVSGAAIALSDFMSKEPVPPELASAGKWMPQGPEAPQNVDILVTLPATAWAEDAPDLDPLPLLQVAFADRPVQAIEPPLSTWSRDIAPGETLDFLLSEAGLAAPDRAKVALALGAEYDLRRLRPGHSVTVASTVDGSPRTVSLAVEDGVRIEVVFGEQLSTQVVAPDPEIVTLAGEAVIDSSIFAALDEAGIPARFSVDLAQMLGGTVDFRREMASGETLRLLWREARVGEDRIGQPELAFAALEIGGSLYEIVWPDDGSGQATIYVDGEVLRVFAQPVEGARLSSVFGRRTHPVFGNIRMHTGVDFAAARGTPVQATAPGRVNFIGWRGGYSRVVEIAHGSDTMTRYAHLSAVPEDLAQGHRVAAGDVIGRVGATGTATGPNLHYEVLVDGRPTDPLSDDRLAEAAESDADDTAALSRLAEARALLNQNLGSEIAETTTERL
- a CDS encoding DUF411 domain-containing protein; amino-acid sequence: MKRMTQALAITLALLPAAQVLAEATAIEVRKTNGCGCCLSWMNHLEENGFAPTGENMFGGSLVRFKLDNGVPQRMVSCHTALIDGYVIEGHVAAADIRRLLEERPDAVGLAVPGMPYGSPGMGPEDDREAYDVFLIRKDGSTEVFSSYAEG
- a CDS encoding ZIP family metal transporter translates to MENLSPIMLGFLGSLAAGSLTAVGAVPVLFGRIPSRATRDLSLGFAAGVMLAASFFSLIIPALDAAEPMFENGAMPAAIVCVSILLGMGAVALMNEKLPHEHFKTGREGPEAASLRRVWLFIIAITIHNFPEGLAVGVGFGSGGMEGGLPLAIGIGLQNAPEGLAVAVSLLGEGYPKLRAWGIAALTGMVEPIGGLLGAGIITLSEPLLPWGLAFAAGAMLYVISHEIIPETHRSGQQNRATLGLAVGLVLMLFLDVWLG
- the lspA gene encoding signal peptidase II; translation: MIGVFAALAAFAIDQITKAIVVANAVTLSAGIPVFPGFNLVFYRNDGVAFGMLGGAPWWSLIALALAICVWLGVMLFRADNAVETLAYGAIIGGALGNVIDRVRYRAVTDFLDFYIVTTHWPAFNMADIFVVSGVGLLLAAPWISVRRPIKS
- the lnt gene encoding apolipoprotein N-acyltransferase gives rise to the protein MDQRAASDQIVKPEILNRIALRHRLLSRMTLGFVAGALTVLTFPPFSLLLLVPVAYSALFVGLRDLSFGRAFLVGWAFGLGQFGFGISWIAESFYVEDRRFGTMAIPAVTGLSAGLAIFPAIAAALFAEITRRGAMGSLLACLAFATSWTVAEWLRGHVLTGFPWNLAGYALLDYAALRQTAAWVGSYGLSFLTVFVAVLPGAAVMASGRQRLTVSLMALAGIAAIWAVGTLHLQSDTQQPPGVDLRIVQGNIPQGEKWAPENREATFARYLELSTWPGDFDVLLWPETAFPGFLDEDTEARARIAAALQDGRVLLTGVPDRVPSEDGTRYFNTVQAFDETGRILTGYAKHHLVPFGEYVPFRGWLPIERLTAGLGDFTPGPGPRTLALPGLPLVAVAICYEIIFPGHVVDDLFRPDWVFNATNDAWFGTSIGPEQHLASARIRAVEEGLPVIRAANTGISAVIDANGEIVARLDTGETGIIDASLPSARPPTLYASFGDWMLLALILASWSWALTANATAHYRRMRKTVMQRSG
- a CDS encoding autotransporter outer membrane beta-barrel domain-containing protein, with amino-acid sequence MPTETELAQLASSIGNNPELYQEILKAQAISLVIAELKAETGFNPNPEFDNSDNDWSIWSDGEVFVGSISASSSSPSRKFNNSRITIGIDKEYKQDKLIGFAVSAGRDDADIGTDGSKIESDNFGATLYTTYKLEGLPQIEASLGYSDLTYETKRIDGSETLTGERNGHTYSGSVRLRQFINYADLDYSYYGGFNLADIKLETFDETGGTRALRYFDQDIDYQELDLGAEMSKIIDWNGFKIRTYGNVQYSNFLNKSFPASMRYLSQSNIYSTNVSTELKESGTVKFGVNIWKSDDLKIDFAVSRMESIHSNGNDHYVNSGSFGLNYRF
- a CDS encoding DUF6626 family protein is translated as MSKTVLFEVFELLKSQGLVSTENEFSKDWLARSESYARGLRFHDAEPSIATMALLASKLQYYGERLLGQHTEQHRALGEKFLSYSQICHSKINERCVDRWQRVMAA